A genomic segment from Pyxidicoccus trucidator encodes:
- a CDS encoding DUF5953 family protein, translating into MAGLLVCRCRTRRRVPGPGSGRGSAFTGRRTSSGGWVVQLTDSPLDLDKPRPPGRSPAGL; encoded by the coding sequence GTGGCTGGACTATTGGTCTGCCGCTGCCGCACGCGCCGTCGGGTTCCCGGACCTGGCTCGGGACGCGGATCTGCTTTCACGGGCCGGCGCACGTCATCGGGCGGCTGGGTCGTGCAGCTCACGGATTCGCCGCTTGACCTGGACAAACCCCGCCCACCTGGACGCTCTCCTGCGGGCCTATGA